The genomic DNA CCACCCCGCCAGCAGGGCCCGCACGCGTTCGGCCGTCCACGGGTGGCGCCAACCCGGATCGGGCGCCGTCCCGGCGGTCAGCGCCGCGGCGGGACCCGCGTCGGCCGCCACGAGCAGCGCACAGCGACCGTGACGGGCAGGGGCCAGGACGAAGTCGTGCAGGAACCGGAGATCGTCGAGCCCGCCCACGGCGACCCCGACGACGGCGATCCGGGCCCCGGGCCGGAAGGGCCCCAGGAGCGGGGCCCAGGGCGAGCGCAGGGAGCTGCGGCGGGATTCCGATGGGGCCGCCCGCCGCGCCCGTTCCCGCAGGCCGGCCCACGGCAGCACCGTGAATCCGGCCCGGCGCGGGCACGGCGTCGGCGGACCGACGCACCACGCCAGACCGGGTGGCGCGAGCCGTCCGTCCGGCGGCCAGTCGGGCACGATGAGGGGAGTATCGACCATGGGTCCGGGCGAGCAAGAAACCCGCCCGGACCGCGACGCCGGATCAGATGCGCGGCCGCGACAGGGCGCCGCGCACCGTCGAGAGCAGGGTCACCGAGTCGAACGGCTTGGTGATGATGTCCGCGGCGTCGGCCAGCCCCGACCCCAGCGGCAGCGGCTCGTCCTTGGGATGCCCGGTCATGAACACGTGGGGCAGGTCGGGCCGGATCTCCAGCAGGTGCTCGACCAGGGTCGGTCCGCGCATCTCCGGCATGACCACGTCGGTCAGGACCAGATCGACCTGGGCGCCCCCCTGGTCGAACCAGGCCAGGGCGTCGACCGCGCTGCCGAACGGGGTCACGCGGTAGCCCCGCCGCACGAGCATCCGCGCCGCGAGGCGCAGCACGATCGGATCGTCCTCGACGACCATGACGTGCTCGCGTCCCTCGAGCAGTTCGACGGGTGCAAGGGTGGCCTCGACGCCGCTGCTCTCGAGGGTCGTGCGGGGCAGGTGCACCGTCACGGTGGTGCCCTCGCCAGGCCGGCTGCTGATGTGCACCAGGCCGTGGTTCTGGGTCACGATGCCGTAGACGGTGCTCAGACCCAATCCCGCCCCCTTGCCCTCGGCCTTGGTCGTGAAGAAGGGCTCGAACACCTTCTCCCGGACCGCCGCCGTCATGCCGCTGCCGTCGTCCTGCACCGAGACGGCCACGTAGGCGCCCGGCACCGTGCCGGGAAACCCGCGGCAGTGCTCGGCGTCGAGCACCTCGTTCCGCAGGGCGAGCCGGATCCGGCCCTGGGTGCCGAGGGCGTCGCGGGCGTTCAGGACCAGGTTGGTGAGGATCTGGTCGACCTGCACCGGATCGATGTGCACCGGGTGCAGGTGGGGATCCATCTCCACGCGGAACTCCGCGCTCTCGGGCAACAGCCGCCGCAACATGGCCACCTGCGGGGCCGTGACCGCCGCCAGGTCGACCACCCGCGGCGACACCACCTGCTCGTTGGCGAAGGCCAGGAGCTGCCGCACCAGCGCCGCCGCCCGCCCGGCCGCGTCGCGGATCTGGTCGAAGTACTCGAGCAGGGGCGAGTCGGGCGCCACCTCGTCGCGGGCGACCTCGACCGTGCCGGTGATCACGGTCAGCACGTTGTTGAAGTCGTGGGCCACGCCGCCGGCGAGGCGGCCGGCGGTCTGCAGCTTCTGCGACTCCCAGAGCTGCATCTCCAGGTCGCGGGCCCGCGTCAGATCGCTGACCGCGACCAGGATCATGGGCTCGCCCGACTCCTGGCCTCCTTCGAGCCCCGCGATGCGCGAGCCCTCGAGCCGCACGTTCAGGCGATCGCCGTCGGCCTGATTCACCAGGATGGTGTCGAGCCGGTGGTCGGAGCCCCCGAGGGTCAGGACCTGGAAGCGCCGATCGAAGGCATCCCGCGCGTCCGACGCCACGAAGCCCCGCAGGGACTGGGCCCGCACCTTCGCCTCGTCCGCGCCGACGAACTGCCGGAACTGCTCGTTGGCCGACCGGATCATGCCCACCTCGTCGAGGACGACATAGCCCACCGGAGCCTGCTCGAAGAGGGTCTGGAAGCGCCGGCGCGCCCCGTCGAGCACGACCTGCGTCTCGCGCAGCTCCTCGTTCTGGAGCTCGAGCTCGGCCTGCACCACCTGCAGCTCCTGGATGAGCAGGCTGGCCTCCTCGGCCGTGAGCGGTTCGCCGCCCTCGTCACCCCGCACCACCGCCGCCTCGGCCCGGCGACGCAGGTTCTCCCAGCGTTCGTGTTCCTTCGTGCTCATGGATCAGGACTCTCCTTCACCGGCCGAGGCGGCCGCCGCATTCGCATCGGGGATGAAGCGCACAACCACGCCGGAGAGCGCGTCGTTGCCGCCTTCGTGGAGCGGCTCGGTGATCACGCGGAACCACTGCACGTCGTCGTGGCCCGGCCGGCGCAGGCCCAGCGGGCGATCGAACACGGGCTGCCCGGTCCGCAGCGTATCGGCGCCGATCGGCTCGCCGAGCGGCGAGATGCGTCCGCTCGGCTCCTGCTGCAGCCACTCCAGGTTCCTGAAGTCGAGGGACCCGTCGCCGCGCTCCTCGGCCGACAGGAAGACCCGGGCCGCCGCGTTGGCGTCGGCGATGCGGCCGTCCAGGTCGAGGTACAGCACCCCCTGCCGCAGCACGTCGAACAGGTGGAAGAAGCGCGACTCCGTCGTCATCAGTTCCCGCCGGGTCTGGGCCAGGCGCGTGATGCTCACCAGGGTGATCACCACGCCCTCGACGATGTCGCCGCCCAGGACGTAGGGCAGCACGCGCATCAGGTACCAGTTGCCCGCATCGTCCACCGCCTCGACCTCGCGGGGACCGCTCCCCGCGAGCACGTCGGCGATGATCGCCTGCAGGTCGATGTCCAGCAGACGGTGGTTGAGATGCTCGAAGGGCCGACCGATGTCCGAGTCGATGAGCCGGAAGACCTCGCTGGCCGCCGAGGTGTACTTCCGCACACGCAGCTTCTTGTCGAGGAAGAGCGTCGCGATGTGCGCGCTGCTGAGCAGGTGGTCGAAGTCGTTGTTGAGCTGGATCAGCTCCATGATCTTGGACTGGTACTGGCTGTTGACCGTGTGCAGCTCCTCGTTGACCGACTGGAGCTCCTCATTGGTGCTCTGCAGCTCCTCGTTGCTTGCCAGCAGCTCCTCGTTGGTCGCCTGGAGCTCCTCGTTCGAGGTCTCCAGCTCCTCGATGGTGGCCTGCAGGTTCTCGCGGTTGAACTGGAGCTCCTGCTCGAGATCGACAATGCGCTGTTCGGTGGCCGCATCCACGTCGAAGTCGGCCGGACGCTCGGCCGTGTCCGTCACCCGCGGCTCGGCGGCCTCCAGGAAGATGATCACCAGCGCCTCCTGGCCCTTGCGGCCGGCCAGGGGCCGGATGGTGAGGTTGAGCAGCCCGCCGCTGGCGGCGCCCCGCACCCGGATGTTGGTGTAGCGGAGCTCCTCGCCGGTGCGGAAGACCTTGCGCAGGCCCGTGGCCAGGGGCACCGAAAGCTCCTCGACCACCATGCGCGAGATGTCGTTGCGGACCTGGCCCGACGGCAGCTTCAGGAAGTCGCCTGTGTCGCCGAGCACGTGCAGCAGTTCCAGCCGCTCGTTGACCACCAGGGCGGGCGGCACGTACTGGCCCGCGAGGGTCGTCAGGATGCGGTCGATGACCCGCTCCTCTTCCCGCGCCGCCGCCGCCGCGAGGCCGCTCCGGCGCGGCCGCTCGCCCGGCCGCCATCCGACGCCCAGCCGCCCCATGTCGCCCCGCAGGGTGTGCCGCGCGCGCCCCTTCGACTGGAAGATCTTGTGCTTGGAGTCGAGGGCGTCGAAGGCATGGCTGAGGTCGCCGGTCGTCTCGCTCGTGCCCAGCAGGAGCAGCCCGCCCGGCTTCACGGCGAAGTTGAAGGCCTCGATGGCCTTCAGTTGCAGGCTCGGCTGCAGATAGATCAGCAGGTTGCGGCAGCTGATGAAGTCGAGGCTCGTGAACGGCGGGTCGGTGATGAGGTTGTGCTGCGCAAAGACCACCATCTCGCGCACGGCGCGGATGATCTGCAGCTTGTCGCCCTGCCGGTTGAAGTACTTCGTCACGTTCCGCGCGCCGAGGTCGGCGCCCGCCGATTCGGGGTACAACCCGGCTCCGGCCCGGGCGATGGCGTCGCGGTCGACATCGGTGGCGAAGATCTTCACCTCGAGCTTCTCGCCGTTCTTCTCCATCCAGTCCCGGCACAGCATGGCCAGGGTGTAGGCCTCCTCGCCGGTCGAGCAGCCGGCCACCCACATGCGCACCTCGGGCGAGGTGCGGTTGGCCAGAATCCGGGCGAGGTGCGTGCGGGCCAGTTCCTCCCACACCTGCGGGTCGCGGAAGAAGCTCGTCACGCCGA from bacterium includes the following:
- a CDS encoding response regulator, with product MSTKEHERWENLRRRAEAAVVRGDEGGEPLTAEEASLLIQELQVVQAELELQNEELRETQVVLDGARRRFQTLFEQAPVGYVVLDEVGMIRSANEQFRQFVGADEAKVRAQSLRGFVASDARDAFDRRFQVLTLGGSDHRLDTILVNQADGDRLNVRLEGSRIAGLEGGQESGEPMILVAVSDLTRARDLEMQLWESQKLQTAGRLAGGVAHDFNNVLTVITGTVEVARDEVAPDSPLLEYFDQIRDAAGRAAALVRQLLAFANEQVVSPRVVDLAAVTAPQVAMLRRLLPESAEFRVEMDPHLHPVHIDPVQVDQILTNLVLNARDALGTQGRIRLALRNEVLDAEHCRGFPGTVPGAYVAVSVQDDGSGMTAAVREKVFEPFFTTKAEGKGAGLGLSTVYGIVTQNHGLVHISSRPGEGTTVTVHLPRTTLESSGVEATLAPVELLEGREHVMVVEDDPIVLRLAARMLVRRGYRVTPFGSAVDALAWFDQGGAQVDLVLTDVVMPEMRGPTLVEHLLEIRPDLPHVFMTGHPKDEPLPLGSGLADAADIITKPFDSVTLLSTVRGALSRPRI
- a CDS encoding PAS domain-containing protein translates to MSREKKTGPTCIVGIGASAGGLEALDRFFDVMPADSGMAFVVIQHLSPDYKSLMAELLAKHTRMAVHKASEGMEVAPNSVYIIPPRKTLRLFHGRLLLSDQDRDRGNINLPIDVFLASLAEDQGERSVGIILSGTGSDGARGIRALKEAGGMVIAQDAETARFDGMPKAAVATGLTDFVLPVEEMPERLIAFAQHPYVADPTRRSPLIVGEDNFSRIFALLREQTRVDFTFYKSSTVIRRIERRMNVNQIHHLPDYVELMTNRPSEVTALYRDLLIGVTSFFRDPQVWEELARTHLARILANRTSPEVRMWVAGCSTGEEAYTLAMLCRDWMEKNGEKLEVKIFATDVDRDAIARAGAGLYPESAGADLGARNVTKYFNRQGDKLQIIRAVREMVVFAQHNLITDPPFTSLDFISCRNLLIYLQPSLQLKAIEAFNFAVKPGGLLLLGTSETTGDLSHAFDALDSKHKIFQSKGRARHTLRGDMGRLGVGWRPGERPRRSGLAAAAAREEERVIDRILTTLAGQYVPPALVVNERLELLHVLGDTGDFLKLPSGQVRNDISRMVVEELSVPLATGLRKVFRTGEELRYTNIRVRGAASGGLLNLTIRPLAGRKGQEALVIIFLEAAEPRVTDTAERPADFDVDAATEQRIVDLEQELQFNRENLQATIEELETSNEELQATNEELLASNEELQSTNEELQSVNEELHTVNSQYQSKIMELIQLNNDFDHLLSSAHIATLFLDKKLRVRKYTSAASEVFRLIDSDIGRPFEHLNHRLLDIDLQAIIADVLAGSGPREVEAVDDAGNWYLMRVLPYVLGGDIVEGVVITLVSITRLAQTRRELMTTESRFFHLFDVLRQGVLYLDLDGRIADANAAARVFLSAEERGDGSLDFRNLEWLQQEPSGRISPLGEPIGADTLRTGQPVFDRPLGLRRPGHDDVQWFRVITEPLHEGGNDALSGVVVRFIPDANAAAASAGEGES